ACCCCGATAAAGCTTGGATAGGAAGATTATGCACTGCGGGCGCAGCGCTGGAGTGTTTAGCCTGAGGTTTactgttgctgtttgctttatCTGAAGTAGCTTCTGCTGATccttcaggatttttttctacGTTGGTAGCAGGCTTGGGCAGCGACGCATCTTCCGAGAGGCTGGGGTCATTCTTAGCAGAATTCTTCAAGATACTTTTTTTCTGGTTCTCTCCATTCTCCCCGGAACTGGCTGGAGCCGCGTCCGATGACGAGCTGTGATCTCGGGGATCATATAAACTAATACCACTCAGTAAGGAGCCCGAAGTCCCCAGCCTGACGCCGCTTGCCGACAGCTTGGGCGCATACGGAGGCAGAGCATCTGGGTCAGCTTTAGAAGTGGCAGCTTCTGAGGGCTGTGATGAACTGGCAGCAGATCTGGCAAGGCGAGGGTCAAACTTTGAAGGGTGTGACTCCTTTGTGACCCCATGATACGTATCTGTGTTAGACAGTCTGTGGAGCCTGGGGTCAACGTTTTTTTGTAATCGAGGATCTCCTAACTTGCTGGAGCTACTGGCATGAGAATCTGCAGGCTGATCCAAATAGCCACTCCTGCCCACTaagttgttttttgcttttgcagctaGTCTCGGGTCAGCCGGCATTACATTTGGATGGGGATCGTTTTTCAGATTCCTCAGTTTATTAAGCCTCTGGTCAGCTATAAGTGGAGGAAGAGGTAAATTAATTGAAGAGACGGGGTCAGGCTTAGGCAAAGGTATTGGGAGCAAGTCTTCGGGTGCCCATACAATATGCTTAGCAAAGTTTGGTTTCATCAGGGTAACGTCCATTTTAATGTGGCTGAACTGCCTAAGCTGAGATCGGGGATCCCTTAATGTTACACCAGGCAAAGGTTCCAACGGAATCAGAAAAGCTCGTTCTCTCAGTTCTCTTTCTGAATCCTCTTCATCATCATCCATCCCTTTCTGCTTGACTTTTACACCTGTGTGAGGGTGGTGTAAATCTAACTTTGCTCCCACAAGAGACGAGCTCGCGTGACCACTATCGCTGACTTTATGCATCCTGGGATCTCTCAGCCTGGGGTCCAAGGCTGCGGATTCCGAAGGCTTTCTGGGATTTGATCTTGGTGAGGCCCTAAGCCTTGGGTCAGCAGCCTGAGGCCCTGCACCTTTATCTTTTGCCAGCCTGGGATCAGTAGGAATACCAAGcatgtgctgctctgtggaaTGCTGTTGCTGATTCCTAAAGTTTTCactctgtttcttcagtgttttcagtattGATTTAACACTgttcccctcctcctcttcactGCTGGAGTACCAGTTGACATTgtcatctgagaaaaaaaagattacgGAAACAAATGGTCACTAGGGAATAAAACAATGTTTACTCACATAAAGAAATAACTTCTCAGTGAAAAGGAATGGAGTAATAACATCCAGTATCAAATCCTCATTCACTGTATTAAAACAACTGCAACGtgacagaaattaatttaaataaagtaACAAATTTAAATGAAGTAACAAAAAAAGATCAAGTTAGCTCAGATACTCCCAAACTCTGCTGCATTCTCtccacatttctctctctctgcgTTAATGTGAGTAAAttactgttgtggtttaacccagcaggtagCTTAGGCACCACACAGTCCTTTGCTTATTTCTTCCCCCATCTAAACTCCTTCCACATGATCCCACACAGTaaggaatatccctttggccattttaagtcagctgtcctactTCTGTCCCCTCGCAGCTCCTTGGGCCGTTTGCTGcaaatggccttggctctgtgcagcaatGCTTAGCGGCATCTACAAACATCactgtgttatcaacattgtttttctcctacaaCCAGGACATAGCATCATACTGGacacaatgaagaaaataattctatcccagctgaaactagaACAAGAACCTACCTCCAAGCAACCATTTCTAACAGTACTAGTAAGAAAACAACACTTAAAATCTTAGTCTAGATGAAAATGACCTCCATTGCGGTATGGGTGAAAAATAGAATAGTGCCTTACAGTCATCTTAACAACAGACACACTACAAATGTGCAATTTGCTGCTTCATTACAGTCCAAATTAGAAGGATCTGGGGAGAGATCAAGATTCAGAATGGGGagaaataagaatatttaaAGGCTAAATTCTCAACCACCATCTTCCCCAATTTACTGGAAAGTAATACAGCCAAACAACACAGCCACACGCTCTGATCTGTAACCTGAACTTGCATACTCACAGAAGGAGATGAGTGGTCTATTCTGGCtcagcaaaaagagaaatgaagatgaaaCCCACCAACATCACCACTTCCTAATGCACAGTAATGCATTACTTAATGCACAACCTAACGCACAGTTTGATCAGCGCTAGCTGCATCACACTAATGCTCACTGCCAGGGAGTGACAAGACACAACCGCAAGAAGGCAGCTAAGCAGGACCATTTTCCTGTTACACTGATCTCTGAATGTCCTCTAAATAGAAGGCCCAGTTACTGAGAAGCATTCAGTTCAGAACCAGTCTAGAACCAGTTCAGAATCCAGTCTAGAatgaactggaaagaaaatcaagtaCCTTGCTTGACCTAAATAATACTGACTTGTTACTTGTGCACTCACAATAACAAATGGTAACGTGATGAAAATCCAAATCAAGAGATTTGTTTAAGAATAACATAAGGTCAACAAATAAGTTTTGAAcgtgaagaaaattaactctacCTTCTTCTTTGCTCATTGCCCTTTGACCCTGGCTGCTGACAGAGTCTCCATCTCTCTGATGCTTCTGACTAAGCCTTACATACAGGGCTTTCTGCATTGCTGGAAGAAAATCTGGTACATTAATGGCTGGTTTATGGCCCATGTGGCCACTCATGCAGTCTGACTCGCTTCCACCTTGATGAGACTCTTGAGCCATGAGGTGTGCCTGGTGATCTGTAAATTCTCCATGCCATGTTCCATCtgcaatacaaaaaaaaacaaacaccaaagcaGTCAGCAGCTACTCTGCACAGGCTTTTGCAGCAGAGCAgttaaaacacaacaaagcaaaatcaatGGGGCGTATTACATGACTGGAAAGCATCAGCTGAAAACATATATACATGGTGAAGACTTTAAAGGAGGTGTGGCTCTCTATAAttctttctgctgcacagcagtgaaTTCATGCTGATTCAATGTTATACTGCTACAAACCACCACATCAAGAAACAACAATTCTTAAACGTTCTTACCACCAGAGTTATTAGCTGGCTGGAAGTTATGTACAGCTTGATGAGAATAGTAATTGTCATAGAAATCAGCTGGGTTCTGAATAGGCTCGTAATTCATATTCGGCTGTCGTTCACCAGGCATCTGCTGGTACTGTGGCCCCGGAGGACAATGATTATCTCTTGGCATATTCACCATATGTCCTTGAACTCCAGGGGCATTGTAAGATCCACCAAGACCCGGTGGCGTCATAGGCGGACCGCCCTGCTGTCCTTGCATAGGCATGCCACTCTGGTTCTGCGGTCCTAGAAAGCCTGGTGGAACACCCTGCATAGGAGGACTCTGTGGCATTCCTTGAGGCCCTCCACACGGATGATGTCCAGGAGAACCTGGATGCATTGGTGGTCCATTATGTCCTTGTGGCATGCCAGGTCCTGGCCCTGGGCTTGAGCCTGGGTTATACATATGCTGAGAATGCGGGTCATTTCCCTGAAATGGTGGTCTAGGTGGTGATGAGCTGTTATAGAAGGTTGGTGGCctgtaagcaaaagaaaaatgtaatgaatCAAATTCTGCATCTATAATGGTCAACAGTCTACTCGCtatctcctctttctcttcactCTTACAAGTGTCTGTACATACTTGCTGGATCTCAGCAAATCTTCGGTCAAGAGCTAACCATAAAAAGCTCTTAGGAGGAGAATGAACTGGGAGACTGAACTTTGCTCAGCTTGCAAGCTGAGACAGACAAGGCAGGCACAGAGTCAAAACAAGAGCCAAAGGAGTAGCCTTCTGACAGGTCAAGGCTCAATAAGTAATCCTTTCAAGAAGAGcattaagaaaataactgaTAGCCCGCGTCTGACAGATAATTAACTTAGCAGTGTATTCACAAGCATACACTTCTAAGGGAAATAAAGAGTACGTCATGCATTTATGTAGCCACGTCCTAAGGAGAAttctaaagaaaatgcaaaaaccTACTTCTTTCCAATTTTGTGTGCTAAATCCACAGTGGGCTTCACAACAATTTCAAAGAGAGATGGAATCTTCTTATAATCTCCTGAAGGATCTTGATAATTCTCTATATCGGACTCAGAAAATGGATATTGCTCAGCTGGGGTGGGCAAAAGTCCAACACCTGGCGGTGGCTTAGGGAGAGGAACTATGCCACGCTTTCTGAGTTCCTCCAGTTCCTTCTCATCTTCATTTTGCGGTTCCTCCTCATTATTCAAAACCTAGAATGAAGTAATAAGGCAAATAGTTTATAGTCACCAGGGGACAACTGTACAGAAGTCCATTTCTCTCACAGAACCACTTTAAGTGACATAAATTTTAGAATTCTTAATGCCTTTTAGTATTAAGTTTGCATCATTTTTCTGATAAGACCCATCATACAGTAATTGTTCAAGTTAACTACTTAGCACAAAGGTCAGTATGTCAAGAATCACGCAAAAGAGGCATCTCATTCCTTTCTCCACCCAGATGATATCTGACTGCTGGGTAGGTAAAGGTAGGCAACATAAAAGCCGTGCTCCTTTTTACAGAGTGCACAGGGATTTCTACTGAAAGGGAGTAAAGAAGAATtctggattaaaaataaaagctgtcaAATTAAACAAGTctaacacagcaggaaaaataacTGGTTGATGTGTAGGACCCAGTCACAGACTTGCAGTGctaaacagcaacagaaaagttTTAAAGTTGTTTGTGTATAGCACCACATTTCCCCAGAACCCCATGACAATTTCCAGGAGTATCCCCCCATTCATTTTGggaacaaagctttttttttttttttacagactACAAACTGCTCACCTTATCCAGCAgctcttttgtttctgcagtcaGGGGAGCGTGAGAAAATTTGCACTTATCTCCTTGATAACATTTTGCTCCTGTATGGTAAAACTTGCACGGGAATTCATGTAAGCAATATATTAAGGATTCTTAACAAAAGCTAATGATCAGTTTGTGCTGTGACACACGTATGAAACTCAGCTGTCAGTTATCCTTCAGTTCTTCAGGAATACTTCATCTTTCCAAAACACTATCTTAATCTTGAAAGCTAACAACCAACTTACCTTTTAGATTCATTCATCATTCTACTAATTATTATCTTACTGTCACTTAGCGTTGTTTTTGACTTGACtatgataaaaaataaacaaagctgaaacacagcacggatttaaaaatacacagctaTAAAGgtatataaaatatatggaTAAACACATCGTACTTTTTCCTCCAATTTGAacagaaaacttattttcttctagtGCATCTACACAGAAACTGGTATAGACtcttaagaagagaaacagccaTCCTCTACAATTGTTTATGTGAACGAGGAGTAAATATGAACAGTTGGTTGAATAcaagtacttttttttaaaggatattgtgcaaataaatgcagttttctccTTTGGTGCAATAACCCTGTATGTAAAACTtgcagatttcctttttcttttctatctctGCATCATGATCAAATTTACATTGCTCTCCCTATaaataagaagagaaacatgTTATCAGTCCAAAATACTGAGTGGTTCCATTTCACATCTCAAGGAAAGCATTCTCCTTCACTGAATTTAAGCTTCTTATAATTGCTAACACAGGATTATATTGTAAGTGtgtccctgaaaaaaaaaaacaccaacaggGGGAAGTGGGACACAGAGAAACAACTGCGGAATTTGGGTTCTAAAGAATACATTTGATggtcacaggaaaaaaaaagctgctctAACTATACCAGTTGTCTTCTCTGTTCCCACCTAGCAATTAGcattaaaaaagacatttaaacCATTGCCTTCTCAAAGTTATTTCACATATAAACAACAGTGTGCTTAATCAGTAAACCTGACTCTGTTTTAACAACGCACGAGATAACTGTGAAGTCCAGTAAGCAAAATATTTGACTCTTCCATGTAGGACATCAAGCTGCCAACCCTGGCACATTGTACATTAGTGTTAAGCTGCTAGAGAGggttgtgggtttgttttttttttgcacattcTTTGTAATCACTTTCAACTAAAACACACTAAGAGTTCTTTCAACTACTCATCTTACAACTGAAGGTGGCAGCAAATACTCATCTCACTAGGCACAACGTACTAAAAGACATAAAGCCAGCAAAACACGTGTTTATTTCATTTGCCCCCCTCGTCTGGGAAGAAAAGCATGCTAATTTTCATCCTTAAtttcacaatgaaaaaaaaaaaaagcaacagaaaatgttCTATCATGAAATACACAGAGAAACTAGATATAAATGGCGCACTCACTTATTTGAGAAGAAGTGTGATTTGTAACTGACTGAACTATTCTGACAGCACGGGATTCAACTTCACAGCAGCATAAGCTTCAAAATGAAGCAATAGCAAAGTTCTAATGCAATAACAGACTGTCCTGCTAGGGATTTTGCTTGACAGCTGACTGCTCTGAATAGGATTCTCTTCTTCCTGTTGCCTTCCACTTGCTGGCTGAAGGAAGATGACTTCAATTTTTTGGTAAGGGAACTATTACTACAGTCTCATTCTTTACAGACAGAAATAATTCAGCataattaatttcttcagtgATTTGAAATTAccagtagcaaaaaaaaaaaacaacagaaaaataatctaatACGTTCAGAAATCACTGACTGTCTACAGGTTCTGTGATTTGTTATGTATTTACACAGGAGACACTGTCAGACTAAGTTTGTAATACTATCAAAGACATTTTTGCTGCACATATTAGCAAGCAAACACAATCACTCCTTAGAATCAGTCATAATCCTAAGCGTTTAGCAGAGGGGATATTTTTCCACAAGCACTTCTGTTAGCATCTATCTATGAATACATAAAACAGAGGAAGTCAAAACACAGTTTCAACCTACGAGTTTTCTTTGCATCAGCTGAAGCAAACAAAGAACAGCAcatctcctcccctccctcgCAGCAAAGAAGTAAGCCAACAAGACACAGTGCATATTTACCTTAATACATCTCCCTTCAAGGAAATATTTACAGATTTGTTTGCCTTTGTGTTCCACTGTGTGTTGATTTATGAATTCCTGACTCATGTTAACCCATTTCTTCACTGGTTTGCCAtcctgtaagaaaaataaacattctgcTGATGTTTACTTATTTAGTGAAGCTGCAAAAAATGTTAAGAGCAAATTTGGTGCAGCAGTTACCCTAAAATGTGACTACACCAGGATTAAGTTCTTAATACTATACCCACAGCTCAAGGTAAAAGTAAACACACATACCTTTTCTTAGCTGCTTTACTACCAAGTCTCACAGCTTTTTGCAAATATAATCAAATCAGGAATTTCTTACAGTATAAAAGATTTAAATAAGTTCAGTGAATGGACAGAACATCTCACACTTCATTTGACAATGCTAAAAAGCAGGGCTGACTCATGGCTACCAGTCAAGTCAAGCATCCCCTGATTCAGGGTGCCTCTGCACATAGGCTTTGGGAACCACTTCTGTGACCTGTCACCACCTCTAAACCCTTAGGTCAAATAAGTAACTCTCAAGTCGCACAGCAGCCCAAATGCAACATTTCCCATTTTTCCCTCAAACCATGCAGtgtttgctgcctgctggcacACCTGGAGTCAGCCTTTAATCTTCATCAGTCCATTTGGTAAGCACATCAATTAATAGCTGGCATTTCCATCCTACAGACAGATATCAGAAAGATGACACCCTATTCCAGACACCCTGTTCCAGCATTGTGTGCCCTGGCCTGAACCACCAGTTTCTACCCTCCTCTGCCCTTCTGGATCCAAACTGCATGACTCTTTTGTGATGGACTTGCTCCCCCATGTGATGACTGGTAAGACTTTGGGTACAGAAGTGTTACTGACATCTCACTAGCACTTCTGGGAAGAGAGCAAGCAAAGAGGACTGAACAGCAGCTCAGGTGGTGCATGACCTGTTGGCATTCCTCTCTTGTTGCTGAAGAAATCCCAGATCATCAGCCCACTTACCTTCACAGTTCCTTCACAAGTCCATTGTTATCAAATCCTTCTTAC
This region of Excalfactoria chinensis isolate bCotChi1 chromosome 3, bCotChi1.hap2, whole genome shotgun sequence genomic DNA includes:
- the ZC3H6 gene encoding zinc finger CCCH domain-containing protein 6 encodes the protein MAFESLFSKPPNPVLDPNMPDSDRQHAGDEREDGELEDGEIDDAAYEDVKEHGSKDDKQKNEKGHRKSRKKRKKEKEKKKSKRRRRDKHKHNSPSSDDSSDYSHDSDIERTERSHKKSSSSSYRDYDSSFSQHGHVSGNYMSSQKMQHKKNVKSKDYDDYSHYSDENFGNYNDEEKDEDFADQLKQYRQAKETSSSDLGPPFMKEPVKKQGMKGIQKGISQRGNNYGVGRGRGMQKKLKRKDRGRGRGGNKGSDGFHEDGKPVKKWVNMSQEFINQHTVEHKGKQICKYFLEGRCIKGEQCKFDHDAEIEKKKEICKFYIQGYCTKGENCIYLHNEFPCKFYHTGAKCYQGDKCKFSHAPLTAETKELLDKVLNNEEEPQNEDEKELEELRKRGIVPLPKPPPGVGLLPTPAEQYPFSESDIENYQDPSGDYKKIPSLFEIVVKPTVDLAHKIGKKPPTFYNSSSPPRPPFQGNDPHSQHMYNPGSSPGPGPGMPQGHNGPPMHPGSPGHHPCGGPQGMPQSPPMQGVPPGFLGPQNQSGMPMQGQQGGPPMTPPGLGGSYNAPGVQGHMVNMPRDNHCPPGPQYQQMPGERQPNMNYEPIQNPADFYDNYYSHQAVHNFQPANNSGDGTWHGEFTDHQAHLMAQESHQGGSESDCMSGHMGHKPAINVPDFLPAMQKALYVRLSQKHQRDGDSVSSQGQRAMSKEEDDNVNWYSSSEEEEGNSVKSILKTLKKQSENFRNQQQHSTEQHMLGIPTDPRLAKDKGAGPQAADPRLRASPRSNPRKPSESAALDPRLRDPRMHKVSDSGHASSSLVGAKLDLHHPHTGVKVKQKGMDDDEEDSERELRERAFLIPLEPLPGVTLRDPRSQLRQFSHIKMDVTLMKPNFAKHIVWAPEDLLPIPLPKPDPVSSINLPLPPLIADQRLNKLRNLKNDPHPNVMPADPRLAAKAKNNLVGRSGYLDQPADSHASSSSKLGDPRLQKNVDPRLHRLSNTDTYHGVTKESHPSKFDPRLARSAASSSQPSEAATSKADPDALPPYAPKLSASGVRLGTSGSLLSGISLYDPRDHSSSSDAAPASSGENGENQKKSILKNSAKNDPSLSEDASLPKPATNVEKNPEGSAEATSDKANSNSKPQAKHSSAAPAVHNLPIQALSGLIRPQYSDPRQVRQPGQVTQTQDNDPNGESDDKSLKDVFKTFDPTASPFC